In Leptospira stimsonii, one genomic interval encodes:
- the dusA gene encoding tRNA dihydrouridine(20/20a) synthase DusA: MIEIGSKIPKRYPVSLAPMMDWTDRHFRYLLRLISKHTFLYTEMIHTGAILHGDRNRFLSYNPEELPLAIQLGGDHPRALAECSKISEDYGYSEVNLNVGCPSDRVREGNFGACLMETPEKVAELVAAMDAAVSIPVTVKCRIGIPGKESFEDLCRFIEVVKEARVRRFIIHARIAILGGLSPAQNRQIPPLRYADVELIKKMFPELIVEINGGIRTYDEIEERLKKNDGVMIGRAAYETPYLFSEIDSRYFGDDSSSLSRREILVRMQDYIDRQLGSDPNTKPHFILKHLLGLFHAEKGARSYRRILTERMFSHYTSDLLFRASHEISDSALDFIPSPKKGFNSDELETTILSL, translated from the coding sequence ATGATCGAGATCGGTTCTAAAATTCCAAAACGATATCCGGTTTCTCTGGCTCCTATGATGGACTGGACCGACCGTCATTTTCGTTATCTTCTCAGATTGATTTCCAAACATACCTTTCTTTATACGGAGATGATTCATACGGGTGCGATTCTTCATGGAGATCGAAATCGATTCTTATCTTACAATCCCGAAGAATTACCTCTTGCGATTCAGTTGGGAGGCGATCATCCGAGAGCCCTCGCAGAATGTTCCAAGATCAGTGAAGACTACGGATATTCTGAGGTCAATCTGAATGTAGGTTGTCCGAGCGATCGTGTGCGAGAAGGAAATTTCGGAGCTTGTCTGATGGAAACTCCGGAGAAGGTCGCGGAACTCGTAGCGGCTATGGATGCGGCCGTTTCGATTCCCGTTACGGTTAAGTGTAGAATCGGGATTCCTGGAAAAGAAAGTTTCGAGGATCTTTGTAGATTTATCGAAGTCGTAAAGGAAGCGCGTGTCAGACGATTTATCATTCATGCAAGAATTGCGATCTTAGGCGGTCTTTCTCCCGCACAGAATCGACAAATTCCTCCTCTGCGTTATGCGGACGTGGAACTAATCAAAAAAATGTTTCCTGAATTGATCGTTGAAATCAACGGAGGAATTCGGACATACGATGAGATCGAAGAACGATTGAAAAAGAACGACGGTGTGATGATCGGAAGAGCGGCGTATGAAACTCCTTATCTTTTTTCGGAGATCGATTCCCGATACTTCGGGGATGATTCTTCTTCTTTGAGTCGAAGGGAAATTCTCGTAAGAATGCAGGATTATATCGATCGTCAACTCGGGAGCGATCCAAACACAAAGCCGCATTTTATTTTAAAACATCTTCTAGGATTGTTTCACGCGGAAAAGGGAGCGAGGAGTTATCGAAGGATTCTTACCGAAAGAATGTTTTCCCATTATACATCCGATCTCCTGTTCAGAGCGTCTCATGAAATTTCGGATTCCGCGTTAGATTTCATTCCTTCTCCAAAAAAGGGTTTCAATTCCGATGAACTGGAAACCACAATCCTTTCTCTTTAA
- a CDS encoding LIC10647 family lipoprotein, with amino-acid sequence MRSLSKKNSRWNVLFRLIRRTIRFSLLLTCFTFYSSCRTLESFFETIVLTGGVDSTRLSFSAHYSPLENVIRSNAGSKEPAASDRTVNHDPFKSVPFYTIGSIPRRIPGTPFEGYLKYLNYMAYGLTLTAPRTFRGNLLNFPDDGRVATNVSELAAYGLYPLPDPFGRKSEYLYSDYQAYATIYLAFVEFQNWNLGAGVNIGFSVYDFDVLERNVRVSSSRNRVRMVTGLKLLYEYNIGRFLEDSIFYNTYLYFEVSTLSSAHDPIKQTIPTSAGGTVPDLYLTMDTYRIGVRKEIQLSRPSPEESLRRDSGPTRESSPPKQTEPLPPRI; translated from the coding sequence ATGAGGAGCCTTTCTAAGAAAAATTCCCGATGGAACGTTCTTTTCCGATTGATCCGGAGAACGATCCGATTCTCACTTCTCTTAACATGTTTCACTTTCTATTCTTCTTGTAGAACCTTAGAATCTTTTTTTGAAACGATCGTACTGACAGGCGGCGTGGATTCGACGAGACTTTCCTTTTCCGCACACTACAGCCCATTGGAAAACGTCATACGTTCCAACGCCGGAAGTAAGGAGCCCGCCGCCTCCGATCGAACCGTGAATCACGATCCGTTCAAGTCCGTTCCCTTTTATACGATCGGTTCGATTCCGAGAAGAATTCCGGGAACTCCTTTCGAAGGATATTTAAAATATCTTAACTACATGGCTTACGGATTGACTCTTACTGCGCCGAGAACCTTTCGAGGAAACCTCTTAAATTTTCCGGACGATGGAAGAGTCGCAACGAACGTATCCGAGCTCGCCGCTTACGGACTGTATCCGCTTCCCGATCCTTTTGGACGCAAGTCGGAATATCTCTATTCGGATTATCAGGCGTATGCGACGATCTACCTCGCTTTCGTAGAATTTCAAAATTGGAATCTGGGAGCCGGAGTCAACATCGGATTTAGCGTATATGACTTCGACGTATTGGAAAGAAACGTGAGAGTATCTTCTTCCAGAAATCGAGTACGAATGGTCACCGGTTTAAAATTATTATACGAATACAATATCGGGAGATTTTTGGAAGATTCCATTTTCTACAACACGTATCTTTATTTCGAAGTTTCCACACTTTCTTCGGCGCATGATCCGATCAAACAGACGATCCCCACGTCCGCAGGTGGAACCGTTCCTGATCTTTATCTTACGATGGATACGTACCGAATCGGAGTTCGAAAAGAAATTCAGTTGTCTCGTCCTTCCCCGGAAGAATCCTTGAGAAGAGACAGCGGTCCAACGCGAGAATCTTCTCCTCCGAAACAAACGGAACCATTACCTCCTCGAATCTAA
- the mnmC gene encoding bifunctional tRNA (5-methylaminomethyl-2-thiouridine)(34)-methyltransferase MnmD/FAD-dependent 5-carboxymethylaminomethyl-2-thiouridine(34) oxidoreductase MnmC, whose translation MLSWKENQTPVSEQFGDIYFSPENGLEETKHVFIEGNNLAQRWADPKLRTSFSILELGFGTGLNFLTTWKEYTEHKNRFRLHYISIEKFPLNKEEISKALSVFPELQTIQEEFLSSYENLIPGMNYFRFLNGRIHLTLYLGDVANALVEISGKVDAIFLDGFAPSKNPDMWEESILIHLRRVSKPGTTFATFTVARMVRDSLTACGFELEKRPGFGRKREMLVGTYSPKETESEESNSKEKPWCKRSFFRRETKTATILGAGIAGAALAYSLSQRGVQVTLIDPSGIANQASGIPGAISHPHITKIPTPTSLFTLRAFRYALQFLSSFADTKEFKTSGLFHGVTEEMSSERLERGLENHRLSEEIVTWKRTSNDPQNKSDLEKEMGDGIFFPKGFWTQPNSLAKRLIDRPSIEFVQKTAIAVQPSGSGWKTTFSESEEELHSDSVIFCNSYGIGELLDPIVGEAFLPIKKVRGQLLVLKETGSSSRLPNILCAEHYLTPSIEGEHILGSTFDEFDLDPKPRPKDTEELVRYVQKKYPSLDWNQESVLSEKVGFRAQTPDRYPILGPVVLPQEFTKEYKGIDLPRNRNKSYPNLKTVPGLFVFGALGSRGILSSFLGAEILASLILDEPAPVESTLLESLHPVRFLYRKIRNQD comes from the coding sequence ATGTTATCCTGGAAAGAAAATCAAACACCGGTCTCGGAACAATTCGGAGATATATATTTTTCACCAGAGAACGGATTGGAAGAAACCAAACACGTGTTCATCGAAGGAAACAACCTCGCACAAAGATGGGCGGATCCGAAACTTCGGACATCGTTTTCGATCTTAGAATTGGGGTTCGGAACCGGACTCAACTTTCTAACGACTTGGAAAGAATATACCGAACACAAGAATCGTTTCCGACTTCATTACATTTCCATCGAGAAGTTTCCTTTAAACAAGGAGGAAATTTCCAAGGCACTTTCCGTATTTCCCGAACTTCAAACGATTCAGGAAGAATTTCTATCTTCCTATGAGAATCTGATTCCAGGGATGAATTATTTCCGATTCCTAAACGGAAGGATTCATCTTACCCTGTATTTAGGCGACGTAGCGAACGCGTTAGTCGAAATATCCGGCAAAGTCGATGCGATCTTCTTGGACGGATTCGCCCCTTCCAAAAATCCGGATATGTGGGAAGAATCGATTCTGATCCACCTAAGACGCGTTAGCAAACCGGGTACGACGTTCGCCACCTTCACCGTGGCGAGAATGGTTCGGGATTCTTTGACCGCTTGCGGATTCGAACTTGAAAAACGACCTGGATTTGGAAGAAAAAGAGAAATGCTCGTAGGAACGTATTCTCCAAAAGAAACCGAAAGCGAAGAATCCAATAGCAAAGAAAAACCTTGGTGTAAACGTTCCTTTTTCCGTCGAGAAACGAAAACCGCGACGATCCTCGGAGCCGGAATCGCAGGCGCCGCTTTGGCGTATTCCCTTTCCCAACGTGGCGTACAAGTTACGTTGATCGATCCGTCGGGCATCGCAAACCAGGCCTCCGGAATTCCGGGAGCGATTTCCCATCCGCATATCACAAAGATCCCGACTCCGACAAGCCTCTTCACGTTACGCGCCTTTCGATACGCTTTACAATTTCTGTCCTCTTTTGCGGATACAAAAGAATTCAAAACTTCCGGTCTTTTTCACGGAGTCACCGAGGAAATGAGTTCCGAAAGACTCGAAAGAGGATTGGAGAATCATCGCCTTTCCGAAGAGATCGTAACTTGGAAAAGAACGTCGAACGATCCTCAAAATAAAAGCGATTTGGAAAAAGAAATGGGGGACGGTATCTTTTTTCCAAAAGGGTTTTGGACACAACCGAATTCCTTGGCGAAACGATTGATCGACCGACCTTCTATAGAATTCGTTCAAAAAACCGCGATTGCGGTTCAGCCGAGCGGGTCCGGTTGGAAAACAACGTTTTCCGAATCCGAGGAGGAACTCCATTCCGATTCCGTTATATTCTGCAATTCTTATGGAATTGGAGAATTACTCGACCCCATCGTAGGAGAGGCATTCTTACCGATCAAAAAAGTCAGAGGACAATTGTTGGTTCTAAAAGAAACAGGATCTTCTTCTCGACTTCCAAACATTCTCTGCGCGGAACATTATCTAACTCCTTCCATCGAAGGAGAACATATCCTCGGCTCCACGTTTGACGAATTCGATCTCGATCCGAAGCCGAGACCAAAGGACACGGAAGAACTCGTACGATACGTGCAAAAAAAATATCCGAGTCTGGATTGGAATCAAGAATCGGTTCTTTCGGAAAAGGTCGGCTTTCGGGCGCAAACACCGGATCGTTACCCGATTTTAGGCCCGGTTGTTTTACCACAGGAATTTACGAAAGAATACAAAGGAATCGATCTACCGCGAAATCGAAACAAATCGTATCCGAATCTAAAAACCGTTCCGGGACTTTTTGTCTTCGGAGCCTTGGGTTCCCGAGGAATTTTGAGTTCTTTTTTGGGTGCAGAGATTTTAGCCTCCTTGATACTGGATGAACCCGCTCCCGTTGAATCCACGTTATTAGAATCCTTACATCCGGTTCGATTCTTATATCGTAAGATTCGAAACCAGGATTGA